One Sinorhizobium mexicanum genomic region harbors:
- a CDS encoding response regulator transcription factor, giving the protein MATRTILLVDDDNDLRETLVEQLSLYEEFDLLQEATAGKGIQAARAHQVDLLIMDVGLPDMDGREAVKLLRKGGFKAPIVMLTGHDTDSDTILGLEAGANDYVTKPFRFAVLLARIRAQLRQHEQSEDATFSVGPYTFKPSQKLLTMENGQKIRLTEKEAAIIRYLYRADQKVVTRDVLLEEVWGYNSGVTTHTLETHVYRLRQKIERDPSNAEILVTENGGYKIVP; this is encoded by the coding sequence ATGGCGACACGCACCATTCTCCTTGTCGATGACGACAATGACCTGCGCGAGACACTGGTAGAGCAGCTTTCTCTCTATGAAGAGTTCGACCTCCTGCAAGAGGCAACCGCCGGCAAAGGCATCCAGGCCGCCCGCGCGCACCAGGTCGACCTCCTGATCATGGATGTCGGCCTGCCTGACATGGATGGGCGCGAAGCGGTCAAGCTCCTGCGCAAGGGCGGCTTCAAGGCGCCGATCGTCATGCTGACCGGGCACGATACCGATTCGGACACCATCCTCGGGCTCGAAGCGGGCGCCAACGACTACGTCACCAAACCCTTCCGCTTTGCCGTGCTGCTCGCCCGCATCCGCGCCCAGCTTCGCCAGCACGAGCAGAGCGAGGACGCCACCTTCAGCGTTGGTCCCTACACGTTCAAGCCGAGCCAGAAGCTGCTGACGATGGAGAATGGCCAGAAGATCCGCCTGACGGAGAAGGAAGCGGCGATCATCCGCTATCTCTATCGCGCTGACCAGAAGGTGGTCACGCGCGATGTCCTGCTCGAGGAGGTCTGGGGCTACAATTCCGGCGTCACCACGCACACGCTGGAGACGCATGTCTACCGGCTCCGCCAGAAAATCGAGCGCGACCCTTCCAATGCGGAGATTTTGGTGACAGAGAACGGCGGCTACAAGATCGTTCCTTAA
- a CDS encoding ammonium transporter, protein MSSFKLSTSLGRLGATAAALLAPVVAFAQEAAPAIAEAAAATPVPDKGDTTWMLLSTILVLLMTVPGLALFYGGLVRAKNMLSVLMQVLMITAVVMIIWVTYGYSLAFTDGGSLNSFVGGFSKIFLAGVDTTTLAESFSKGVFIPEYVFVVFQMTFACITPALIVGAFAERIRFSAVVLFVVLWVTFVYFPIAHMVWFWGGPSAYTAPTGLIFSFGAIDFAGGTVVHINAGIAGLVGAILLGKRTGYRKEIMAPHSMTLTMVGASLLWVGWFGFNAGSNLEANAYAALAMINTFLATAAAIISWAVVETLVRGKASMLGGASGAVAGLVAVTPAAGFAGPMGAIVLGLVVSPVCYFFVDVVKNKFNYDDSLDVFGIHGVGGILGAIGTGILVNPALGGAGIVDYSTADFAAGYAGTATQVWAQLKGVLVTVLWSGIGSAILYKVVDAIVGLRVSVEAEREGLDLSSHGEAAYHAS, encoded by the coding sequence ATGTCATCGTTCAAACTTTCCACCTCTCTCGGACGCCTGGGCGCAACCGCTGCCGCCCTGCTTGCGCCGGTCGTCGCCTTCGCCCAGGAGGCGGCCCCTGCCATCGCTGAGGCCGCTGCGGCAACCCCTGTTCCGGACAAGGGCGACACCACCTGGATGCTGCTGTCGACGATTCTCGTGCTGCTGATGACCGTTCCGGGCCTGGCGCTCTTCTACGGCGGTCTCGTGCGCGCCAAGAACATGCTCTCGGTGCTGATGCAGGTTCTGATGATCACCGCCGTCGTCATGATCATCTGGGTGACCTACGGTTATTCGCTGGCCTTCACCGATGGCGGCTCGCTCAACTCCTTCGTCGGCGGCTTCTCGAAGATCTTCCTTGCCGGCGTCGACACGACGACGCTCGCGGAAAGCTTCTCGAAGGGTGTGTTCATTCCCGAATACGTCTTCGTCGTGTTCCAGATGACCTTCGCCTGCATCACACCGGCGCTGATCGTCGGCGCTTTCGCCGAGCGCATCCGCTTCTCGGCCGTCGTTCTGTTCGTCGTCCTCTGGGTTACCTTCGTCTACTTCCCGATCGCCCACATGGTCTGGTTCTGGGGTGGTCCGAGCGCCTACACAGCCCCGACCGGCCTGATCTTCTCCTTCGGCGCCATCGACTTTGCCGGCGGCACCGTCGTCCACATCAATGCCGGTATCGCGGGCCTCGTCGGCGCGATCCTTCTCGGCAAGCGCACGGGCTACAGGAAGGAGATCATGGCGCCGCATTCGATGACGCTCACCATGGTCGGCGCCTCGCTGCTGTGGGTCGGCTGGTTCGGCTTCAACGCCGGCTCCAACCTGGAAGCCAACGCCTATGCGGCCCTCGCCATGATCAACACCTTCCTCGCAACGGCCGCCGCAATCATCTCCTGGGCCGTTGTTGAAACGCTCGTGCGCGGCAAGGCCTCCATGCTCGGTGGCGCATCGGGTGCCGTCGCCGGCCTCGTCGCCGTCACGCCGGCTGCCGGTTTCGCCGGCCCGATGGGCGCGATCGTGCTCGGCCTCGTCGTCTCGCCGGTCTGCTACTTCTTCGTCGACGTGGTGAAGAACAAGTTCAACTATGACGACAGCCTCGACGTGTTCGGCATCCACGGCGTCGGCGGCATCCTCGGCGCGATCGGAACCGGCATCCTCGTCAACCCGGCGCTCGGCGGCGCAGGCATCGTCGACTATTCGACCGCCGACTTCGCCGCTGGCTATGCCGGCACGGCAACGCAGGTCTGGGCGCAGCTCAAGGGCGTGCTCGTCACCGTCCTCTGGTCCGGCATCGGTTCGGCCATCCTCTACAAGGTGGTCGACGCGATCGTCGGCCTGCGCGTCTCGGTCGAAGCGGAGCGTGAGGGTCTCGACCTCTCCTCGCACGGCGAAGCCGCCTACCACGCGAGCTAG
- a CDS encoding outer membrane lipoprotein carrier protein LolA: MTETKTGQGSDRAISRRVFVCGLAALAGMAGTTLDARHASAQASGVAQRIADHFSSVKTMAGEFVQFGPRGEQTGGKFYIRRPGRIRFNYEAPSPMRVIADGKSVVIGNMKLKTWDIYPLSKTPLNLLLSERIDLTGRMVRAVREESDLITIVLGDRSIFGDSTITMMFDPKTYDLRQWTITDPQKKDTSVMIFNVRTGMELDDKVFRIPYDEVRNKRGG; the protein is encoded by the coding sequence ATGACAGAGACAAAAACCGGCCAGGGCAGCGATCGGGCAATCTCGCGGCGCGTTTTCGTTTGCGGCCTGGCGGCTCTCGCGGGCATGGCCGGAACGACGCTCGATGCGCGGCACGCCTCCGCACAGGCCTCTGGCGTCGCCCAGAGGATCGCCGATCATTTTTCGTCGGTGAAGACGATGGCGGGCGAGTTCGTGCAGTTCGGGCCACGCGGCGAGCAGACAGGCGGCAAGTTCTACATCCGCCGCCCCGGACGCATCCGCTTCAATTACGAAGCCCCCTCGCCGATGCGGGTGATCGCCGACGGCAAGTCGGTCGTCATCGGCAACATGAAGCTGAAGACCTGGGATATCTACCCGCTTTCGAAGACGCCACTCAACCTGCTGCTGAGCGAAAGGATCGACCTGACCGGCCGGATGGTTCGCGCCGTCAGGGAGGAGTCAGACCTCATCACCATCGTGCTCGGCGACCGCTCGATCTTCGGTGATTCGACCATCACGATGATGTTCGATCCGAAGACCTACGATCTCAGGCAATGGACGATCACCGATCCCCAGAAGAAGGACACCTCGGTGATGATCTTCAACGTCCGCACCGGAATGGAGTTGGACGACAAGGTTTTCCGCATCCCCTACGACGAAGTGCGCAATAAGCGAGGCGGCTGA
- a CDS encoding FtsK/SpoIIIE family DNA translocase, producing MSRSNPATLDSRSNRFVLATFVWRQITSLAGFALFGALALAVAALSTWNVSDPSFSYATSNEPTNVLGHAGAAFADIFMQFFGLASVVALLPAVAWALVLIGGKPFDKVFKRLGVWFVGSALAGAALSCVPAPITWPLPNGLGGVFGDMILRFPALFTGAFPTGTFATVLACLFAVPAAWCLIYSAGLIGVSEEQEEEPAAEVAPSKARTIGEELEDEDAEGPFTLFMGSLAHMRFTLEARLRRAFGMSGTRSTKRQYDEPYDFNNDEFGTLNEPVRPKPLADRVEPSLDRTERRVVAPPPIMADGDDDPPFDLDEPRRPAGILPDDDDDDVAGDWAPRAAPPKAGLAKPGSRVASPAPRPKSGQRVEREAQRSFVEDDGDFTLPPMHFLAEPKNIARDPSLSSDALEQNARMLEGVLEDFGVKGEIIHVRPGPVVTLYELEPAPGIKSSRVIGLADDIARSMSAIAARVAVVPGRNAIGIELPNQRRETVYLRELIGSRDFETTKTRLAMALGKTIGGEPVIADLAKMPHLLVAGTTGSGKSVAINTMILSLLYRLRPDQCRLIMIDPKMLELSVYDGIPHLLSPVVTDPKKAVVALKWTVREMEERYKKMSKIGVRNIDGFNTRVEQALAKGEAITRTVQTGFDRETGEAMYETEEFDLTPLPYIVVIIDEMADLMMVAGKDIEGAVQRLAQMARAAGIHVIMATQRPSVDVITGTIKANFPTRISFQVTSKIDSRTILGEQGAEQLLGMGDMLYMAGGGRIQRVHGPFVSDTEVEEVVAYLKTQGVPQYLDAITEDDGEDEDGGGPAGTSNLADSDDPYDQAVAIVLRDGKASTSYVQRRLGIGYNRAASLIERMEQEGIIGPANHAGKREILVPTEAEITGR from the coding sequence ATGAGCAGAAGCAATCCCGCAACGCTTGACAGCCGTTCCAACCGGTTCGTGCTGGCCACCTTCGTTTGGCGCCAGATCACCTCGCTGGCAGGCTTTGCCCTGTTCGGCGCGTTGGCGCTTGCTGTCGCCGCGCTTTCGACTTGGAACGTGTCCGATCCGAGCTTCTCCTACGCAACCTCGAACGAGCCGACCAACGTGCTCGGCCATGCGGGCGCCGCGTTCGCCGACATCTTCATGCAGTTCTTCGGGCTGGCGAGCGTCGTAGCACTGCTTCCCGCCGTCGCCTGGGCGCTTGTCCTCATCGGCGGCAAGCCGTTCGACAAGGTGTTCAAACGCCTCGGCGTCTGGTTCGTCGGCTCGGCACTCGCGGGCGCGGCGCTGAGCTGTGTTCCGGCGCCGATTACCTGGCCCCTTCCGAACGGTCTCGGCGGTGTTTTCGGTGACATGATCCTGCGCTTCCCTGCCCTTTTCACTGGTGCCTTCCCGACCGGCACCTTCGCGACCGTTCTCGCCTGCCTTTTCGCTGTCCCGGCTGCCTGGTGCCTGATCTATAGCGCCGGCCTCATCGGCGTCAGCGAGGAGCAGGAAGAAGAGCCGGCGGCGGAAGTCGCGCCGAGCAAGGCCCGCACCATCGGTGAGGAACTTGAGGACGAGGACGCCGAAGGCCCCTTTACACTGTTCATGGGCTCGCTTGCCCATATGCGCTTCACGCTGGAGGCCCGCCTGCGCCGCGCCTTCGGGATGAGCGGCACGCGAAGCACCAAACGCCAGTATGACGAGCCCTATGACTTCAATAATGATGAGTTCGGCACGCTGAACGAACCCGTGCGGCCGAAGCCGCTGGCCGACCGTGTAGAGCCTTCCCTCGACCGCACCGAACGCCGCGTCGTCGCGCCGCCGCCGATCATGGCCGACGGCGATGACGATCCGCCCTTCGATCTCGACGAACCGCGGCGCCCGGCGGGCATCCTGCCGGACGATGACGACGATGATGTTGCCGGCGATTGGGCGCCAAGAGCCGCGCCGCCGAAGGCGGGGCTCGCCAAGCCCGGATCGCGCGTCGCGTCCCCGGCGCCCCGCCCCAAATCGGGCCAGCGCGTCGAACGCGAGGCGCAGCGCTCATTTGTCGAGGACGACGGCGACTTCACGCTGCCGCCGATGCATTTCCTGGCCGAGCCCAAGAACATTGCCCGCGATCCCTCGCTCTCGTCCGATGCGCTCGAACAGAACGCCCGCATGCTCGAAGGCGTGCTCGAGGACTTCGGCGTCAAGGGCGAGATCATCCATGTCCGCCCCGGCCCCGTGGTCACGCTTTACGAACTGGAGCCGGCGCCGGGCATCAAGTCCTCCCGCGTCATCGGCCTTGCCGACGACATCGCCCGTTCGATGAGCGCGATCGCCGCCCGTGTCGCGGTCGTGCCGGGGCGCAACGCCATCGGCATCGAACTGCCGAACCAGCGGCGCGAAACGGTCTACCTGCGCGAACTGATCGGCTCGCGCGACTTCGAGACGACCAAGACGAGGCTCGCCATGGCGCTCGGCAAGACGATCGGCGGCGAGCCGGTCATCGCCGATCTCGCCAAGATGCCGCATCTGCTCGTCGCCGGCACCACCGGTTCGGGCAAGTCGGTGGCGATCAACACCATGATCCTGTCGCTGCTCTATCGCCTCAGGCCCGACCAGTGCCGCCTCATCATGATCGACCCGAAGATGCTGGAACTCTCCGTCTATGACGGCATCCCGCACCTGCTCTCGCCGGTCGTGACCGACCCGAAGAAGGCCGTCGTCGCGCTGAAATGGACCGTGCGCGAGATGGAAGAGCGCTACAAGAAGATGTCGAAGATCGGTGTGCGCAACATCGACGGCTTCAATACCCGCGTCGAGCAGGCGCTCGCCAAGGGCGAAGCGATCACCCGTACGGTTCAGACGGGCTTCGATCGCGAGACCGGCGAAGCGATGTACGAGACGGAGGAATTCGACCTCACGCCGCTGCCCTACATCGTCGTGATCATCGACGAGATGGCGGACCTGATGATGGTCGCGGGCAAGGACATCGAGGGCGCCGTCCAGCGCCTCGCCCAGATGGCGCGTGCGGCCGGCATCCACGTCATCATGGCGACCCAGCGTCCGTCGGTCGACGTCATCACCGGCACGATCAAGGCCAACTTCCCGACGCGCATTTCCTTCCAGGTCACCTCGAAGATCGACAGCCGTACGATCCTCGGCGAGCAGGGTGCCGAACAATTGCTCGGCATGGGCGACATGCTCTACATGGCTGGCGGCGGGCGCATCCAGCGCGTGCACGGCCCCTTCGTTTCCGACACGGAAGTGGAGGAGGTGGTCGCTTACCTGAAGACCCAGGGTGTGCCGCAATATCTCGATGCGATCACCGAGGACGACGGCGAGGACGAGGACGGCGGCGGACCGGCCGGCACCTCCAACCTCGCCGATTCCGACGATCCCTACGACCAGGCGGTGGCGATTGTGCTGCGCGACGGCAAGGCCTCAACCTCTTACGTGCAGCGACGCCTCGGTATCGGCTATAATCGTGCTGCCTCCCTGATCGAACGGATGGAACAGGAAGGCATCATCGGACCGGCGAACCATGCCGGCAAGCGCGAGATCCTGGTGCCGACCGAGGCCGAAATCACCGGCCGGTAA
- a CDS encoding L,D-transpeptidase family protein yields MRKKTSGVRSPKSMIIVRMAPRDRRRALVSFDGRTEQAAIGRSGVTAIKREGDGATPRASMKLIGGYMRRDRISLPPTRLPMRATRRDMLWCDDPAHASYNRPAKAPLTVSHETMMRDDGLYDICLVMDWNIFCRRRNAGSAIFFHLIRPGYEPTQGCVAVSLPAMKRLIRHMHRGTIVKVG; encoded by the coding sequence ATGCGCAAGAAAACGTCGGGAGTAAGATCGCCGAAATCCATGATCATCGTCAGAATGGCGCCACGCGACCGCCGGCGCGCGCTTGTCAGTTTCGACGGCAGGACGGAGCAGGCGGCGATCGGCCGAAGCGGTGTGACGGCGATCAAACGCGAGGGCGACGGCGCGACACCGCGGGCATCGATGAAGCTGATCGGCGGATACATGCGCCGCGACCGCATCTCGTTGCCGCCGACGCGGCTGCCGATGCGTGCCACCCGCCGCGACATGCTGTGGTGCGACGATCCTGCGCACGCCTCCTATAACCGCCCGGCCAAAGCCCCGCTCACGGTGAGCCACGAGACGATGATGCGCGACGACGGCCTCTATGACATATGCCTGGTCATGGATTGGAACATTTTCTGCAGACGGCGCAACGCGGGCTCCGCGATCTTCTTCCACCTGATCCGTCCCGGCTACGAGCCGACGCAGGGCTGCGTCGCCGTCAGCCTGCCGGCAATGAAGCGGCTGATCCGGCATATGCACCGCGGAACGATCGTGAAGGTGGGGTAG
- a CDS encoding cyclic nucleotide-binding domain-containing protein codes for MALNDDIALLSNVALFADISEDKLRLIAFGAERRRVLKGHELFREGAPADCAFAVAAGSFTLSKADGEGRLQHVATVERGALLSELALISMVERKFTATADEDSEVIRINRPLFRRMLEEYPEVTALVEARIRENLQAMIRRAEALAGRFA; via the coding sequence TTGGCACTCAACGACGACATCGCGCTTTTGTCCAATGTGGCGCTCTTTGCCGATATCAGCGAGGACAAGCTGAGGCTGATTGCCTTCGGCGCCGAGCGTCGCCGCGTGCTGAAGGGTCATGAACTCTTTCGCGAAGGGGCGCCGGCCGACTGTGCCTTTGCCGTTGCCGCCGGCAGTTTCACGCTTTCGAAGGCTGACGGCGAGGGCCGCCTGCAGCATGTGGCGACCGTCGAGCGGGGCGCGCTTCTTTCCGAGCTGGCGCTGATCTCGATGGTCGAGCGCAAGTTCACGGCGACCGCCGACGAAGACAGCGAAGTCATCCGCATCAACCGCCCGCTTTTTCGCCGGATGCTGGAAGAGTATCCGGAGGTGACGGCGCTTGTCGAAGCCCGCATCCGCGAGAATCTGCAGGCGATGATCCGGCGCGCCGAGGCGCTTGCCGGGCGCTTTGCCTGA
- a CDS encoding exodeoxyribonuclease III, with product MTLSIATWNINSIRLRMPLVEHFLKTWQPDILCLQETKCPNDQFPSSPLKSLGYKYIEMHGQKGYHGVATVSRLPLHELSDRRDYCGVGDARHLSVVFEADGKTIRLHNFYVPAGGDEPDRAINPKFGHKLDFVDEMKLLHAEAEAGISSILVGDLNIAPLEHDVWSHKQLLKIVSHTPIETEGLTAVMTGGAWVDLMRQHVPSPEKLYTWWSYRAKDWQLADRGRRLDHIWSSADLAPKLARVDILREARGWDRPSDHVPVIAHFEL from the coding sequence ATGACCCTTTCCATCGCCACATGGAACATCAACTCCATTCGCCTGCGCATGCCGCTGGTCGAGCACTTTCTGAAGACATGGCAGCCCGACATCCTGTGCCTGCAGGAAACCAAGTGCCCGAACGACCAATTTCCGTCTTCGCCGCTGAAAAGCCTCGGCTACAAATACATCGAGATGCACGGCCAGAAGGGTTATCACGGTGTGGCGACCGTGTCGCGCCTGCCGCTGCATGAGCTTTCCGATCGCCGCGACTATTGCGGGGTCGGCGACGCACGCCATCTCTCCGTCGTCTTCGAGGCTGACGGCAAGACGATACGCCTGCACAATTTCTATGTGCCGGCCGGCGGCGACGAGCCGGACCGCGCCATCAATCCGAAGTTCGGCCACAAGCTCGACTTCGTTGATGAAATGAAGCTCCTGCACGCCGAGGCCGAGGCTGGTATCTCGTCCATCCTCGTCGGCGACCTCAACATCGCGCCGCTTGAGCACGACGTCTGGTCGCACAAGCAACTCCTGAAGATCGTCAGCCACACTCCGATCGAGACCGAAGGCTTGACAGCCGTAATGACCGGCGGCGCCTGGGTCGATCTGATGCGCCAGCACGTCCCCTCGCCGGAAAAGCTTTACACCTGGTGGAGTTATCGCGCGAAGGATTGGCAGCTTGCCGACCGCGGCCGCCGGCTCGATCATATCTGGTCCTCCGCTGATCTCGCGCCGAAACTCGCCCGCGTCGACATCCTGCGCGAGGCACGCGGCTGGGACCGCCCTTCCGACCACGTGCCGGTGATCGCGCATTTCGAGCTTTGA